The Thermoplasmata archaeon genome has a segment encoding these proteins:
- a CDS encoding HU family DNA-binding protein, translated as MVGVNDLARDVAKKANMTQREAKKVIDTLISTIVDKVNKGEKINLVGFGIFERRIQSQRKARIPKTKKIINVPQKKKFVFRASSKIKYKK; from the coding sequence ATGGTAGGTGTTAATGATCTTGCAAGGGATGTTGCAAAGAAAGCAAACATGACACAGAGAGAAGCAAAGAAAGTTATAGACACATTAATCAGCACAATTGTTGATAAGGTAAATAAAGGAGAAAAGATCAATTTAGTGGGGTTCGGTATATTTGAGAGAAGAATACAGAGTCAGAGAAAGGCAAGAATCCCGAAAACAAAGAAAATAATTAATGTGCCACAGAAGAAAAAGTTTGTATTTAGAGCATCCAGTAAAATAAAATACAAGAAATAA
- a CDS encoding pyridoxamine 5'-phosphate oxidase family protein, whose translation MRYSKNEVKDKKAITEFLKTEKFGTLGLVDDDKPYAVPVNFLYLNDKIYFHSARAGRKWDIIHKNANASFLVARWNNTISAQTACDISTSYFSVMFEGTVRVVTDDAEKENAFNAFIKKYASDAEHVSAKLMDNYRSSLNTGMALFAIDIKSMSAKANPPTQKN comes from the coding sequence ATGCGTTATTCAAAAAATGAAGTAAAAGATAAAAAAGCAATTACCGAGTTTTTAAAAACAGAAAAATTTGGAACTTTAGGACTTGTAGATGATGATAAGCCATATGCTGTGCCTGTGAATTTTTTGTATCTTAATGATAAAATCTATTTTCACAGTGCCAGAGCTGGAAGAAAATGGGATATTATCCATAAAAACGCAAATGCATCTTTTCTGGTAGCTCGATGGAACAACACCATTTCTGCACAAACTGCATGCGACATTAGCACCTCTTATTTCAGTGTTATGTTTGAGGGTACAGTGCGCGTTGTAACAGATGATGCAGAAAAAGAGAATGCGTTTAACGCATTCATAAAAAAATATGCATCAGATGCAGAGCATGTGTCTGCAAAATTGATGGATAATTACAGATCTTCGCTCAATACAGGCATGGCATTATTTGCCATTGATATTAAATCTATGTCTGCAAAGGCCAATCCTCCAACCCAGAAAAATTAA